A single genomic interval of Primulina huaijiensis isolate GDHJ02 chromosome 7, ASM1229523v2, whole genome shotgun sequence harbors:
- the LOC140981511 gene encoding ATP-citrate synthase alpha chain protein 1 isoform X2 encodes MARKKIREYDSKRLLKEHFKRISGSGLDIKSAQVTESTDFNELVNKEPWLSSTKLVVKPDMLFGKRGKSGLVALNLDVAGVAAFVKEKIGKEVEMGGCKGPITTFIVEPFVPHNEEFYVNIVSERLGCSVSFSECGGIEIEENWDKVKTIFVPTGTSFTSESCAPLVATLPLEIKGVIEEFIKVVYALFLDLDFTFLEMNPFTLVDGKPYPLDMRGELDDTAAFKNFKKWGNIEFPMPFGRVMSPTESFIHGLDEKTSASLKFTVLNLKGRIWTMVAGGGASVIYADTVGDLGFASELGNYAEYSGAPNEEEVLQYARVVIDCATADPDGQKRALVIGGGIANFTDVAATFNGIIRALKEKESKLKAARMSLYVRRGGPNYQKGLARMRTLGEEIGIPIEVYGPEATMTGICKQAIECITAAA; translated from the exons atggcaagaaagaagattagAGAGTATGATTCCAAGAGGCTGTTGAAAGAACATTTCAAGAGGATTTCTGGGTCTGGTTTGGACATCAAATCTGCTCAA GTCACCGAATCTACTGATTTCAATGAACTGGTAAACAAGGAGCCATGGCTCTCATCGACAAAACTGGTTGTCAAACCAGATATGTTATTCGGGAAGCGTGGCAAAAGTGGTCTTGTCGCATTGAACCTGGATGTGGCTGGAGTTGCCGCATTTGTAAAAGAAAAGATTGGGAAAGAG GTAGAGATGGGAGGATGCAAAGGGCCAATTACAACATTCATTGTAGAACCGTTTGTTCCTCATAATGAGGAATTTTATGTGAATATAGTCTCCGAAAGGCTGGGTTGTAGTGTAAGCTTCTCTGAGTGTGGAGGAATTGAAATTGAAGAGAACTGGGACAAG GTGAAGACTATATTTGTTCCAACGGGCACGTCTTTCACATCAGAGTCATGTGCTCCACTTGTGGCAACTCTTCCCTTGGAG ATTAAAGGTGTGATTGAGGAGTTCATCAAAGTGGTCTATGCTTTATTTTTAG ATTTGGACTTCACTTTTCTTGAGATGAATCCTTTTACCTTGGTTGATGGAAAGCCTTATCCTTTGGATATGAGAGGGGAGCTTGATGATACAGCTGCTTTCAAGAACTTTAAAAA ATGGGGAAATATTGAATTTCCAATGCCGTTTGGAAGAGTTATGAGCCCTACAGAAAGCTTTATTCATGGACTTGATGAAAAG ACTAGTGCATCTCTGAAGTTCACAGTCTTGAACCTGAAAGGACGAATCTGGACTATGGTTGCTGGAGGAGGCGCTAGTGTTATCTATGCAGATACC GTTGGTGATCTTGGCTTCGCCTCTGAGCTCGGGAATTATGCAGAATACAGTGGTGCTCCCAATGAAGAGGAAGTCTTGCAGTATGCCAGAGTTGTAATTGAT TGTGCAACTGCCGATCCTGATGGTCAGAAACGAGCCCTTGTGATAGGTGGTGGGATCGCCAATTTCACTGATGTCGCTGCCACGTTTAATGGCATCATTCGAGCTCTGAAAGAAAAG GAATCAAAACTTAAGGCGGCACGGATGAGTCTGTATGTTCGAAGGGGTGGTCCGAATTACCAGAAAGGTCTTGCCAGGATGAGAACTCTCGGAGAAGAAATCGGCATTCCTATCGAGGTCTATGGACCTGAGGCAACCATGACCGGTATATGCAAACAGGCCATTGAATGTATCACTGCAGCTGCCTGA
- the LOC140981511 gene encoding ATP-citrate synthase alpha chain protein 1 isoform X1, which translates to MKISENFVHNFIEVQNFVPSFLHFSAFGSWMDVPIGGGSVCVEVTESTDFNELVNKEPWLSSTKLVVKPDMLFGKRGKSGLVALNLDVAGVAAFVKEKIGKEVEMGGCKGPITTFIVEPFVPHNEEFYVNIVSERLGCSVSFSECGGIEIEENWDKVKTIFVPTGTSFTSESCAPLVATLPLEIKGVIEEFIKVVYALFLDLDFTFLEMNPFTLVDGKPYPLDMRGELDDTAAFKNFKKWGNIEFPMPFGRVMSPTESFIHGLDEKTSASLKFTVLNLKGRIWTMVAGGGASVIYADTVGDLGFASELGNYAEYSGAPNEEEVLQYARVVIDCATADPDGQKRALVIGGGIANFTDVAATFNGIIRALKEKESKLKAARMSLYVRRGGPNYQKGLARMRTLGEEIGIPIEVYGPEATMTGICKQAIECITAAA; encoded by the exons ATGAAAATATCCGAAAACTTTGTGCATAATTTTATTGAAGTTCAAAATTTTGTCCCAAGTTTTCTACATTTTAGTGCATTTGGAAGCTGGATGGACGTTCCGATTGGTGGTGGTTCAGTCTGCGTTGAG GTCACCGAATCTACTGATTTCAATGAACTGGTAAACAAGGAGCCATGGCTCTCATCGACAAAACTGGTTGTCAAACCAGATATGTTATTCGGGAAGCGTGGCAAAAGTGGTCTTGTCGCATTGAACCTGGATGTGGCTGGAGTTGCCGCATTTGTAAAAGAAAAGATTGGGAAAGAG GTAGAGATGGGAGGATGCAAAGGGCCAATTACAACATTCATTGTAGAACCGTTTGTTCCTCATAATGAGGAATTTTATGTGAATATAGTCTCCGAAAGGCTGGGTTGTAGTGTAAGCTTCTCTGAGTGTGGAGGAATTGAAATTGAAGAGAACTGGGACAAG GTGAAGACTATATTTGTTCCAACGGGCACGTCTTTCACATCAGAGTCATGTGCTCCACTTGTGGCAACTCTTCCCTTGGAG ATTAAAGGTGTGATTGAGGAGTTCATCAAAGTGGTCTATGCTTTATTTTTAG ATTTGGACTTCACTTTTCTTGAGATGAATCCTTTTACCTTGGTTGATGGAAAGCCTTATCCTTTGGATATGAGAGGGGAGCTTGATGATACAGCTGCTTTCAAGAACTTTAAAAA ATGGGGAAATATTGAATTTCCAATGCCGTTTGGAAGAGTTATGAGCCCTACAGAAAGCTTTATTCATGGACTTGATGAAAAG ACTAGTGCATCTCTGAAGTTCACAGTCTTGAACCTGAAAGGACGAATCTGGACTATGGTTGCTGGAGGAGGCGCTAGTGTTATCTATGCAGATACC GTTGGTGATCTTGGCTTCGCCTCTGAGCTCGGGAATTATGCAGAATACAGTGGTGCTCCCAATGAAGAGGAAGTCTTGCAGTATGCCAGAGTTGTAATTGAT TGTGCAACTGCCGATCCTGATGGTCAGAAACGAGCCCTTGTGATAGGTGGTGGGATCGCCAATTTCACTGATGTCGCTGCCACGTTTAATGGCATCATTCGAGCTCTGAAAGAAAAG GAATCAAAACTTAAGGCGGCACGGATGAGTCTGTATGTTCGAAGGGGTGGTCCGAATTACCAGAAAGGTCTTGCCAGGATGAGAACTCTCGGAGAAGAAATCGGCATTCCTATCGAGGTCTATGGACCTGAGGCAACCATGACCGGTATATGCAAACAGGCCATTGAATGTATCACTGCAGCTGCCTGA